The following proteins are encoded in a genomic region of Lates calcarifer isolate ASB-BC8 unplaced genomic scaffold, TLL_Latcal_v3 _unitig_2026_quiver_651, whole genome shotgun sequence:
- the stard15 gene encoding START domain-containing protein 10, whose amino-acid sequence MPVQIPDDSDFSSFKDQCLSSDGWISRYNKGGVTVWCREEESKTVQKLKMRIVCKDVTAETLYDVLHDTPYRRKWDTNMIDTYDIGRLTVNADVGYYSWKCPTPLKNRDFVTMRSWLPLGSDYLIINYSVKHPQHPPKKDYVRAVSLLTGYLIQSNGANCSTLYYLTQVDPRGSLPKWVVNRVSQFVAPKAMRKIYKASLKYPDWKRKHNPNLKPWMFPEQNTLPCISVSELTVQRADSLENIDESGLTEEKTHHSDDEET is encoded by the exons ATGCCGGTGCAAATCCCGGACGACTCAGACTTCTCCTCCTTCAAAGACCAGTGTTTGAGCTCTGATGGATGGATCAGCCGCTACAACAAGGGAGGGGTGACGGTGTGGTGCcgggaggaggagagcaagaCGGTCCAGAAACTCAAG atgaGGATAGTGTGTAAAGACGTGACGGCAGAGACACTGTACGACGTCCTCCATGACACCCCCTACCGCAGGAAGTGGGACACCAACATGATTGACACGTATGACATCGGCAGACTGACCGTCAATGCAGACGTCGGATATTACTCCT GGAAATGTCCGACTCCTCTGAAGAACAGAGACTTTGTGACAATGAGATCTTGGCTTCCTCTTGGCAGCGACTACCTGATCATCAACTACTCTGTCAAACACCCG CAACATCCTCCTAAGAAGGACTACGTCCGAGCCGTGTCTCTGCTGACTGGGTACCTGATCCAGTCCAACGGAGCCAACTGCTCCACCCTCTACTACCTGACCCAGGTGGACCCCAGAG gttcTCTACCAAAGTGGGTGGTGAACAGAGTATCTCAGTTTGTGGCTCCAAAG GCCATGAGGAAGATCTACAAGGCATCTCTGAAGTATCCGGACTGGAAGAGGAAGCACAACCCAAACCTGAAGCCGTGGATGTTTCCAGAGCAGAACACGCTGCCGTGCATCAGCGTGTCGGAGCTGACGGTGCAGAGAGCCGACTCTCTGGAGAACATCGACGAGAGCGGCCTGACTGAGGAGAAGACGCACCACAGCGACGATGAAGAGACTTAA